The nucleotide sequence CCCTTGTATATGACCAGGGAGCTGCCCTTGTAAAGGTACTGATTGCACATCCTTTCATCCAGCAGCCAAACATACGATTGAACGAAGCCATTCTTTCCATTGATCGGGAGACGAAACAGGTAATCACTTCGAAATCCGTTTATCGTGTCGACTATCTACTCATCGCCACAGGAGTCGGCTGGAATGAAATACCGGCCCTCGCTGATTGTTCGAACGTCCTGTCGCCTTGGTTTTCTACAACTGCCCAAGCGCACACCATCGCCGGGCAAGACATCGCCGTGATTGGCGGAGGAGATCGTGCATTAGAGAGTGCAGCAAATTTGAGCTTTCATGCCCGACAAGTCTATCTGTTGGTTCGGAGCAATGAGTGGCGTGCTCGTCCCGAATGGCAAAAGAAAATCACAGGCCTCCCCAACATCCAAGTCCTGTGGGAAACACAAGTAAGTGACTATCAGGACGAAGAGGCACGGACGGTTCTGACACTCATCTCTACGCGCGCAGATAATCCAGAGACGATCGTAGTCGATTGGATTCTGCCGCGAATTGGTGTTCATGGAAACACAGCGGGTCTCGAGGGCTTGGACACGTTTGGCGATGACTATTTGCAAACGGATTCGTATCAACGCGTCAACTCTCCATGGATTTACGCAGTCGGAGATGTGAGCAACGGAGCCGCTTATGCGAGTTTGTCACTGGCAACTGGTCAAGCGATGAAGGCGGTCAAGCATATTTCCTTGCAAATCCAAAATAACAGATCAATGAGCCTGTAGAAGGAGAGCTTTGCATGTACGCTTTTTACGACGATTTTGGCTTACCTGTCAAGCTAACCTTTTCCTCCGAAGAGTATCGTAACCACCAAGCAGGTCACGTGCTGATCTTCGCTTTTTATCAAGGGAAGCTGTTATTTACTCGCCATCGTACACGCGGCGTGGAGCTACCAGGGGGAAAAGTAGAAGCGGGTGAAAACAGCCTGGCGGCAGCAGTTCGTGAGGTCTATGAAGAA is from Brevibacillus brevis and encodes:
- a CDS encoding NAD(P)/FAD-dependent oxidoreductase, whose translation is MEHIQVLIVGGGIAGLSAAIWCQRLGLSCLLIEKTDRLGGQLHHIYNEITDFPPLVYDQGAALVKVLIAHPFIQQPNIRLNEAILSIDRETKQVITSKSVYRVDYLLIATGVGWNEIPALADCSNVLSPWFSTTAQAHTIAGQDIAVIGGGDRALESAANLSFHARQVYLLVRSNEWRARPEWQKKITGLPNIQVLWETQVSDYQDEEARTVLTLISTRADNPETIVVDWILPRIGVHGNTAGLEGLDTFGDDYLQTDSYQRVNSPWIYAVGDVSNGAAYASLSLATGQAMKAVKHISLQIQNNRSMSL